ATAAATCCAAAGAAACGAAAGCCCCTATAATGGATGATTCTAAAATCATCAAAGAAATATAGTAACCTTGAAATTTATCTTTTATACTATCATAAGCCCCTGTAATCACTAAGGGAAATAAAAAAGTGGTCAATAAAACCATCCAAAGGGAGATGGAATCAATACCCACTTTGTAATAAAAACTAAAATTCGGAACTAATAAAACACTTTCAACGAACTGAAATTCTGTTTTTTGAAAATCGAATTGCTGAAGTAGATAAACAGATACGAAAAAGTTTGCTAAAGCAAACCCAAAGCTTATCACCCCTAATGCTTTTCTATCTTTAAATACCAACAAAAAAGGAATGCTCAAGATGGGTATGAGGATCAGTAATGTTATCACAACTCACCTCGTATCAATTCTGTATTAATAATAAATACAACAAAAGGACAAAACCCAAATACATAAGCACTACGTAAGTTTGAACTTTACCATTATGAAGAATCTTCAAAAATCTTCCTAAACTATAAATTACATTTCCCACATTATTTACAAAACCATCAATGATGAGCATATCAACAGTTCTAAAAGAAACAAAATTAGCAAAACCCCTTATGGGCTTTAAAATAAGAGCTTCGTAAATCTCATCAACGAAATATTTATTATTAAGAAAATATCGAATTTGTGGGAATCTATGAACAAAAGCTTCTGAAACTTTTTCCTTCCAGAGAAATACATAGAATGCGAATAAAATTCCAACAACTGCCACCAAAACAGAAAGAATCATCAAAGGGATTTCCCATTCATGTGGAACATGATGTCCTTGTTTAATAACCACTACTGGAGATAAAAATTCTTCGATATAATTGTGCCCACCCAAAGCATGAGGAACTCCCAAAAAGCCAGCAATCACAGAAAAAAAAGCTAACACAATTAGGGGTATATACATGATGGGATATTCTTTGATTTCGTGGTCGTGCTTATGTTCATGCTCTTCGCGATGTGGGTGAAAGTGTGGCTTGCTACCTCTATATTCTCCAAAAAAGGTAAAAACTACTAAGCGAGTCATATAAAAGGCTGTCAAGAAAGCTGTGATAATCCCAATTGTAAAATAAAAATTCGGAAGCCAAGGAACGAGAGGATTTTCAATGGAAATGGCTTTCCAAAGGATTTCGTCTTTACTGAAAAATCCCGATAGTGGAGGAATACCTGCAATTGCCAGCCATGCAATCAGAAAGGTCCAACCAGTTATGGGTATTTTTTTCAATAGTCCCCCCATTTTGCGAATGTCTTGTTCATGATGTAGTGCATGAATTACTGATCCAGCTCCCAAAAACAATAAAGCTTTAAAAAATGCATGAGTCATTACATGAAAGATACCTGCATTATGTGCACCTACTCCTACTCCCAAAAACATAAATCCTAATTGTGAAACCGTGGAATAAGCTAATATCTTTTTGATGTCATACTGAGCGATGGCAATGGTGGCAGAAAATAATGCTGTGAGTATTCCTGTTGTTGCAACAACAGTAGATGCTAATGGAGACAATTCATAAAGAAAACTCATTCTGGCAACTAAATAAACCCCAGCTGTAACCATAGTTGCAGCATGGATTAATGCAGACACAGGAGTAGGACCGGCCATAGCATCAGGCAACCAAACATACAAAGGAATTTGAGCAGATTTTCCTGTTGCACCAATGAATAACGCTATACCCACAAGAGTAGCGATTGAAGACAAAATTTCTTTTTTCTGAAGAAGTTCCGTGAAGGTTACGGTTCCAACTACGTTATATAAAATAAAGACTCCTACTAAATAACCTGCATCTCCGATCCGGTTTGTGATGAAGGCTTTCTTCCCTGCTTCAGCTTTTTCTTCATCCGAGTACCAAAAAGAAATCAATAAATAAGAACAAAGTCCAACCCCCTCCCATCCAATAAACAAAACAACTAAGTTATCACCGAGAACTAAAGTAAGCATTGAAAATAAAAACAAATTCAAATAAGAAAAATACTTAATGAATCCTTCATCCTCATGCATGTATCCAACAGAATAGATGTGAATGACGGTTGCAACGAAGGTAATGAATAATAACATCACTGCAGTTAATGCATCAAATTGTAAAGAAAATGAGATTTGGTAATCACCCGCAAAAATCCAATCCCACAATTTGTGTTTTAGGATTGAGCCCTCAGGATGCTTGATGAGCTCAAAAAAGGCAAAAACACTCAAAATAAACGTCAAACCTGATGCAACTATCGCAATTAGTGAACTAAGGGTTTTTGGTTTTTCTTCTTTATGAATGTTTGATATGTGTAATATGCCATTTATCAATGAACCCAATAAAGGAGGTAA
The sequence above is a segment of the Leptospiraceae bacterium genome. Coding sequences within it:
- the nuoL gene encoding NADH-quinone oxidoreductase subunit L, which gives rise to MTELNIIEYSLLGWILLPPLLGSLINGILHISNIHKEEKPKTLSSLIAIVASGLTFILSVFAFFELIKHPEGSILKHKLWDWIFAGDYQISFSLQFDALTAVMLLFITFVATVIHIYSVGYMHEDEGFIKYFSYLNLFLFSMLTLVLGDNLVVLFIGWEGVGLCSYLLISFWYSDEEKAEAGKKAFITNRIGDAGYLVGVFILYNVVGTVTFTELLQKKEILSSIATLVGIALFIGATGKSAQIPLYVWLPDAMAGPTPVSALIHAATMVTAGVYLVARMSFLYELSPLASTVVATTGILTALFSATIAIAQYDIKKILAYSTVSQLGFMFLGVGVGAHNAGIFHVMTHAFFKALLFLGAGSVIHALHHEQDIRKMGGLLKKIPITGWTFLIAWLAIAGIPPLSGFFSKDEILWKAISIENPLVPWLPNFYFTIGIITAFLTAFYMTRLVVFTFFGEYRGSKPHFHPHREEHEHKHDHEIKEYPIMYIPLIVLAFFSVIAGFLGVPHALGGHNYIEEFLSPVVVIKQGHHVPHEWEIPLMILSVLVAVVGILFAFYVFLWKEKVSEAFVHRFPQIRYFLNNKYFVDEIYEALILKPIRGFANFVSFRTVDMLIIDGFVNNVGNVIYSLGRFLKILHNGKVQTYVVLMYLGFVLLLYLLLIQN